ACTCCCCTCTGAAACATAACCTTCATTATCGAGGAGAAGCGCTTCATTATAACCTGCAAGAATAGCCTCTCTCTTGGCCATGATGGAGTTAACGTAGTTACCGCAAACCTTGGCTTTTGTCATACTGATGTTGACATGCTGCCTCGTAAAGGACGAAACCTTGATCCTGATCCCTTTCTTTATACCCTCTTCCCCCAGGTAGGCTCCCCAGGGCCAGGCAGCGATGGCAACACGCACGTTGTAATCCTTTACATAGATGCCCATCTCGCCGTCGCCAATGAATACGATGGGTCTAATGTAAGCCTCTTTCAGATTATTTACACGAAGAACTTCCAGCGTTGCTTCTGAAATCTCATTCCTTGAAAAAGGAATGTCAATCTGGCTGATATGGGCCGACTCAAACAACCTGTCCGTATGCTCCTTAAGGCGGAAAATAGCGGACTTTCCATGGGCAGAGGCATAACACCTGACGCCTTCAAAAACACCGAGACCAT
The window above is part of the Deltaproteobacteria bacterium genome. Proteins encoded here:
- a CDS encoding branched-chain amino acid transaminase, which encodes MIQKVEKIWMDGKFIPWDEANIHVLTHTLHYGLGVFEGVRCYASAHGKSAIFRLKEHTDRLFESAHISQIDIPFSRNEISEATLEVLRVNNLKEAYIRPIVFIGDGEMGIYVKDYNVRVAIAAWPWGAYLGEEGIKKGIRIKVSSFTRQHVNISMTKAKVCGNYVNSIMAKREAILAGYNEALLLDNEGYVSEGSGENIFIAKGGVVKTTPCTTVLSGITRDTVMKILQDEGITVKEERFTRDELYTAEEAFFTGTAAEITPIREVDDRAIGTGLPGDITKKVQEVYFRTVKGEEEKYKDWLSYL